The nucleotide window GGTGGCTGGTCAGCGTCAGACCCGGCGCCACGCCCACCACGCGCACGCGCGGCGCCAGCGCCTGCGCCAGCAACGTGGTGGCGGCCTGCAGCGCCGCCTTGCTGAGCGTGTAGCTCAAGAAATCCGGGTTGGGGTTGAACAGCTTCTGATCGAGCAGATTGACCACGCAGCCGCTCGCCGGGCCGGTGCCGCGCGCGGCCAGGTGCTCGGCCAGCGCCTGCGCCAGCAGCACGGGCGCGGCGGTGTTGACGCGCCAGTGGCGCTCCATCCGCGCATGGCCAAAGCTGGCCGCGTCGTCGAAGTCGAACAGCGCGGCGCTGTTGACCACCGCATCCACCGCGCCCAACTCGGCCACCACGCGCGGCAGCAGCGCGCGGGCCGCGGCCTCGTCGCTCAGATCGGCATCAAACAAGGCCCCAGCGCTTGACTGGCGCGCGCAAGCAGCTAGCGTATCAATAGCACCCTGGCGCGAAGCCTGATAGTGCACGGCCACCCGCCAACCGGCGCGGGCCGCCGCCAGGGCGATCTCGCGCCCCAACCGGCGGCCGGCGCCGGTGACCAGCACGGTGCGGGGCGGGCGGGACACGCCGGGCGAGGCGGGAGAGGACGCATTCACGGACAATCGGCCTGGTGCGAATGAATGAACCCAGTGTAACCAGCGGCCCCACGGCGCCCCTTGCCGAGCGCATCGCGGACGCGATCATGTCGGCCGGCGGCTGGCTGCCGTTTGACGACTTCATGCAGCGCGCGCTGTACACGCCGGGCGGCGGTTACTACGCGCGCGATGCGCGGCAGTTCGGCGTGCTGGCCAAGGACGGCAGCGACTTCGTGACGGCGCCCGAGCTGTCGCCTCTGTTTGCCCGCGCGCTGGCAGTCCAGGTGGCCCAGAGCCTGGCCGCCACCGGCACGGACGAAGTGTGGGAATTCGGCGCCGGCTCGGGTGCGCTGGCGGCCGGGCTGATCGACGCGCTGGATGCGCTCGGCCAGCCGCTGGCGTGCTACACCATCGTCGATGTGTCGGGCGCGCTGCGCGCCCGCCAGCAGGCGCGGCTGGCGGCGCACGGCGACCGTGTGCGCTGGGCCAGCCGGCTGCCGGACGCCCTGCGCGGCGTGCTGGTGGGCAACGAGGTGCTGGACGCCATGCCGGTCAAGCTGCTGGCGCGGCGCGCTGGCGCATGGCATGAGCGCGGCGTGGCCCTTGCATCCAATTGGCCGCCAGCGCTTGAAGGGCAAGCGCGAACAGCTATCAAAACAGAAGCAATCCGGTTCGGCTGGCAGGATCTCCCGAGCGCGCTGC belongs to Ottowia testudinis and includes:
- a CDS encoding SDR family oxidoreductase; amino-acid sequence: MNASSPASPGVSRPPRTVLVTGAGRRLGREIALAAARAGWRVAVHYQASRQGAIDTLAACARQSSAGALFDADLSDEAAARALLPRVVAELGAVDAVVNSAALFDFDDAASFGHARMERHWRVNTAAPVLLAQALAEHLAARGTGPASGCVVNLLDQKLFNPNPDFLSYTLSKAALQAATTLLAQALAPRVRVVGVAPGLTLTSHLLSDERFAALHAQSPLGRSSTPEDVASAVCFALDNRSITGSTLLVDGGQHLMRFERDFSLM
- a CDS encoding class I SAM-dependent methyltransferase, coding for MNEPSVTSGPTAPLAERIADAIMSAGGWLPFDDFMQRALYTPGGGYYARDARQFGVLAKDGSDFVTAPELSPLFARALAVQVAQSLAATGTDEVWEFGAGSGALAAGLIDALDALGQPLACYTIVDVSGALRARQQARLAAHGDRVRWASRLPDALRGVLVGNEVLDAMPVKLLARRAGAWHERGVALASNWPPALEGQARTAIKTEAIRFGWQDLPSALRPPVEVPGTHGYVTEIHPQARAFVATVAEALQRGGAGAAFFIDYGFPETEYWHPQRDAGTLVCHRAHRVDDDPLTGVGDKDITAHVDFTGVALAGQDAGLDVLGYTSQARFLLNCGIAELMAAAELRKRAMAMKLLAEHEMGELFKVIGFATPGHPPALGFATGDRSHTL